In Patescibacteria group bacterium, a single genomic region encodes these proteins:
- a CDS encoding M15 family metallopeptidase encodes MKQIPKPAIVLILLVIILSAFSYLIWQYYLVYQELARTNKKLIFVSQTFSNLADWFGKDVFQLKIANQNLTNLLKSEQGKNQFFAKQISGIQSTVSDLEKLNQLDEELLKKYSKVYFLNEHYLPQQLSIIDKKYAYNQNEVYQIHSQAKPYLYQMLEAADSDGMPIKIISAYRSFADQANLKSSYKMVYGSGANQFSADQGYSEHQLGTAIDLTTPELGAEFYDFAKTPAYQWLLNNAYKYGFILSYPENNAYYVFEPWHWRFVGVMLATELHTQNRHFYDLDQREIDRYLINIFD; translated from the coding sequence ATGAAGCAAATTCCTAAACCGGCCATAGTTTTGATTTTGTTGGTAATAATTTTAAGCGCTTTTAGTTATTTAATTTGGCAGTATTATCTTGTTTATCAGGAGCTGGCGCGAACCAATAAAAAATTGATTTTTGTTAGTCAGACTTTTTCTAACTTGGCCGATTGGTTTGGGAAAGATGTTTTTCAGCTTAAGATTGCCAATCAAAACTTGACCAATCTATTAAAATCAGAACAAGGCAAAAACCAGTTTTTTGCTAAACAAATCTCCGGTATCCAGAGCACGGTCAGCGATTTGGAAAAATTAAACCAGCTTGATGAAGAGCTTTTGAAAAAATATTCCAAGGTTTATTTTTTGAACGAGCATTATCTGCCCCAGCAGCTTTCAATCATTGATAAAAAATACGCTTATAATCAGAACGAAGTTTATCAGATTCACAGCCAAGCCAAGCCGTATCTGTATCAAATGCTTGAAGCGGCTGATTCTGACGGAATGCCAATAAAAATAATTTCCGCCTACCGGTCTTTTGCCGACCAAGCCAATTTGAAATCAAGTTATAAAATGGTTTATGGTTCAGGAGCAAATCAGTTTTCCGCTGACCAAGGATATTCCGAGCACCAGCTCGGCACCGCAATTGATTTAACCACCCCGGAACTGGGCGCGGAATTTTATGATTTTGCCAAAACGCCGGCTTACCAATGGTTATTAAACAATGCTTATAAATACGGCTTTATCTTGTCTTATCCGGAAAATAACGCTTATTATGTTTTTGAGCCATGGCATTGGCGTTTTGTTGGCGTAATGCTGGCAACCGAACTTCATACTCAAAACAGGCATTTTTACGATTTAGACCAGCGGGAAATAGACAGGTATCTGATTAATATATTTGATTAA
- a CDS encoding NUDIX hydrolase has protein sequence MRQYVGVILINSKGFVLAQHRDNNPEIIGPNTWCTVGGSVDGNDLSLKQAAKRELEEETGYKVREGELELLV, from the coding sequence ATGAGGCAGTATGTTGGTGTTATTTTAATAAATTCAAAGGGTTTTGTTTTGGCCCAGCATCGGGATAATAATCCCGAGATTATCGGGCCGAACACTTGGTGCACTGTTGGCGGCAGTGTTGACGGCAATGATTTGTCTTTAAAGCAGGCGGCGAAAAGGGAATTAGAAGAAGAAACCGGTTATAAAGTAAGAGAAGGGGAACTGGAACTGCTTGTTTAG